CAAAACGCCCCGGAGAAGTGGTCGACGTAAAGCCACCGAACAAGAACCTTTCGCACGGTCTTCCAGTAGCCCGGCTTGTTCTTGTAGAAGGAGCGCTCCATGTCTCGCGACACCATCCGTCCGGCGCTGCCTTTCAGGTCCCACTGAACGCAGATCGACGCATCGAGAAATCCGATCTGATTCGGATGCGTGCTCCGCATCGCGGTGGCCGGGTTGCCGGCCGTCAGGCTGGCATGATCGAGCTCCCGGCGGCGCAGGTGACGATTCAGCGTGCTCGGAGTCATGCCCAGGAACTCCTCATGCCCGTTCAGCGCCATCTGGGTAATGATGTCTTCCGCGCACATCAGCCCCTTGCCCGTTCTCTTGCGCGTCGCCTCCAGCTGCACCAGGGCGCAGTTTTCGATCGCGGCATCATCGACACCGGGGATCCGGATTGTTCCTCGGTCGGCGCGGGGCTTCCGCCCGCTATCCCAGCCCAAATCCTTCGCAACCCGGTAAACCGTCTTGGCGCTATAGCCCAGCGCCTGATACTTCGCGATGACCGCCTTTCTGGCGTCGTCGCCCGCATTGAAATCGCGCAGGATCTCGAACTCGGCCTCGGGGGATAACGTAGACGACCTCCTTGACATGGACAGGCCCTCAGCTCAGACCGGTATTTTCTGACTGGTCCGTGGTGGAGAGCACCTCCTCGAGAAACCGACTTCCGGAGCTACCCGGGGGCTCGCCCTCGGGATCTTGCATGAACGGCGCCTGCGCACTCAGCGCATCCTCCCGGGTACGCGGATGCATCTGCGCACGGATCGCCGCCGCCGCGCGGTCATACTCCGGCCACTCTTCGGGCTCAGGCGCCAAGTCGGTAGAGAAGTCTCCCGAGTAGACATCCACGATCATGCCGGCAATGCGCTCGGCTCTATTTGCGATCAGTCGAGCGACGTGGAACGCGTTCTGGCGAGATTCCGGGCCGCACGCCTCCAGACGCTCGGGGAGCAGGCGAGACAGCGCAGCGAGGGCCTGCTTTTCCTCCTCGAGAAACCGCAAGGGCTCATCGCCACCACCCGCGCCCTCGAGGCGCCGCTTGAGGTCGTCGATTTCCCGGTCGCGAGCCGTCACGCGCTCGCGCGCCCTTGCGGCGTCGTCACGCTCTTTCTCGGCTTTTGCGACGGCCTCGTCGCGCTCCCGCTCGACACGCCCCTTCTCCGTTGCATGCCGTGCGACCAAGGTTTCAACCAGGTCGGCGATCGCATCCTTGTCGCCGACGGCAACCTCGACTTGGTCGATCACCACGGTTCGCTCGGCATCCGGCAGCGCCAGGATCTGTCGAACGTGACGCCGAGCCAACCCGACGGATTGAATCGCGTCAAACGCCTCCGGTCCCAACTGATCCAGCATCGAAATGCGCTCGTCGAGAGCGCGCGCGCTGCAGCCAATCGCCCGACAGAAGCCCTCCCACGTGCCCGCGTTCACTGTGCGGCCGTCCGGGAGCGTGATGGGCGCACCCATCGCATGGCGGTAGGCTTTATCATCCTTCACGCGACGCAGGTCAGCCAGGAGACTCGCCTCAAACAACCTCGCGGACGCAGACTTGACCAGCATTTGATTGATGAGGCCGACGCACTCATCGCGCCCCATGGTGTATCTCGCGATTGCATGCTCATCCTCGGCGCGACGCAGGTCGCGAGCCTCGTTGAACTCAAGCTCGTTCTGCACCACCCGCATCTCGCGGGCATCCTGATCGATCGTGACGGGGTCGTTCATCGCAGATCCTCTCCGGTAACAGCCTGAAACTCATCCTCCAAGGCGCGCAGCCGGCGCAGCATGTGCCGCCGGTAGCTCTCGCTGATCAACGAGAGCTTGTCGCCCACTCGCCAAACCGCTTCCTTCGAGCCCGTAGCCGACGGCGCCTCGATCGCCCATCCGCGACCCGCCAGCGTGCGCACCACGCGACGCACCGCCAACGGGTCCAGCCCGGTCGCCGACGCCAGCTCGCGGACCGTGCGGCCGCGGAAGTCATGGGAGAACAGCGCCTCGAGGACCTCGAGCCCGTTGGCCAGCGTCTGCAGCTCGGCGGGCGCGGTCACGACGAGACCTTGGCCAGCCATCGACCCGTCGCCGAGGTGCTCAGTCCCTCGACATCGCCGAACCGCTTGCGCAGCTCCGCGGCGATGTCGGTAATCGTCAGATATCCATCCCCGTGCGCCAGCTCCAGCGCCGCCTCGGCGACCTCCGGGCGCATCTCGAAAAGGAATTTTCGTCCCCGGCGGCGCGCACGCGTCCGGCGGCGAGCGAGCATCTCGTCATCGATCGCGCCCGACAGGACGGCGATCTGCGCCTGTGCCAGCGTCCGGGCCGCGTTCGCCGGAGTCATGCCGGCCAGCGATGCGGCGATCCGCGCCGCGTCGGAATTCAGGTTACTCATCAGGACTCACCTCGAAATCAAGTTGCGGTTGGCTGTGCCGCTCGACGTTGCCGTGATGCCAAGCGACCGTCTGCATCAGCTCCAGAAGACGGCCCAGCGTGGCGGGGGCATCCGACCGTCCGCCGTAGAAACCCGCCAGCGCCTCGACCGCGGACGCAAACGACCCATGCAGCCCGGCGATGTCGTCGCCGTCGACGGCTCGACCCGTTGGCATGTCGATCAAAAGTTTGTGCGCCGATGCGGCGAGGTAGCTGGTGACGAACGTCGCGCCGCATGCGAGCTCGAACGGATGGATCAGGACCGCGGGCATGCGCCCGGACTCGAGCCACTTGTACAAAGTGAACCTGGAGGCCAGACCCATCGCATCGGCCACGCGGTCGACGCTCATGTTTCGCCGCTCCCGCGCATGCCCCAGACACAGCTCCATGGCGTGCCTGAGACTGGTCGGTTGGCGATTGCGAGTGCGCGACATGGCTAGGCCCAAAAAGACGGCGGCCGTGCTACTGGCCGGCCTGACCGGGTTCGGCCAGACTGTCGGTGTCGGA
The sequence above is drawn from the Thiocapsa rosea genome and encodes:
- a CDS encoding helix-turn-helix domain-containing protein, with amino-acid sequence MAGQGLVVTAPAELQTLANGLEVLEALFSHDFRGRTVRELASATGLDPLAVRRVVRTLAGRGWAIEAPSATGSKEAVWRVGDKLSLISESYRRHMLRRLRALEDEFQAVTGEDLR